A region from the Sulfitobacter indolifex genome encodes:
- the repC gene encoding plasmid replication protein RepC: MENTFRTAFGRPKSATQVSCEGPDKWALLDRLTTAADSFELSHRTLTVLKALLSFVPSRHIPDGAAGIVFASNARLSERLHGMPESTLRRHLAELVRLGLIGRHDSPNRKRFARNRGGAIALAFGFDLAPLVVQAEMIETAAQQAEAQHERIQALRDRILVLRHALIGQGGADALADDVGRLLRRKPDEAALKSMERILHEALDQAAEDEIETPCVSTLPALDTDQLSASDRQNERHKQDSNKYYFDSEKSDQAMAVQSETAGNNSAQSPEQKKGVTLAEIVTACTEVRSFFPQALRSWDDLVRVGDQIAPMLGIDLPVLNEAKRDMGAESAAITVLCLLEKAATIRSPGAYLRRLTQMARDGAFSLNPMLSALTNRRNCQLTI, translated from the coding sequence ATGGAAAACACGTTCCGAACTGCGTTCGGGCGGCCGAAATCGGCTACCCAGGTGTCATGCGAGGGGCCGGATAAATGGGCCTTGCTCGACCGGCTGACAACGGCAGCAGATAGCTTTGAGCTGTCGCACCGCACCCTCACCGTATTAAAGGCCCTGCTTAGCTTTGTGCCAAGCCGCCACATCCCTGATGGCGCGGCGGGTATCGTCTTTGCGTCCAATGCACGGCTCTCAGAGAGACTGCACGGGATGCCCGAGAGCACGTTAAGACGGCATCTTGCTGAGTTGGTGAGACTTGGCCTGATCGGACGCCACGACAGTCCAAACCGCAAACGTTTTGCGCGTAACCGAGGGGGAGCGATTGCGCTGGCCTTTGGCTTCGACCTCGCCCCGCTGGTCGTCCAAGCCGAAATGATCGAGACTGCGGCACAGCAAGCGGAAGCGCAGCATGAACGCATTCAAGCTCTGCGCGATAGAATTCTGGTTTTAAGGCATGCGCTGATCGGTCAGGGCGGCGCAGATGCTTTGGCGGATGACGTGGGCCGGCTGCTGCGGCGCAAACCTGATGAAGCCGCTCTTAAGTCAATGGAACGTATCTTGCATGAAGCGCTCGATCAGGCAGCAGAGGATGAGATCGAAACCCCGTGTGTATCGACCCTCCCTGCCCTTGATACAGACCAACTGAGCGCCAGTGACAGGCAAAATGAGCGGCACAAACAGGATTCAAATAAATACTATTTTGACTCTGAAAAGAGCGATCAAGCGATGGCAGTACAATCAGAGACGGCTGGCAATAATAGTGCGCAAAGCCCAGAACAAAAAAAGGGGGTCACACTGGCAGAAATTGTGACAGCCTGCACAGAAGTTCGCAGTTTCTTCCCTCAGGCTTTGAGAAGCTGGGATGACCTTGTACGTGTCGGAGACCAGATCGCGCCCATGCTGGGGATTGACCTGCCCGTCTTGAATGAGGCAAAACGAGATATGGGTGCAGAGAGCGCTGCTATCACGGTACTTTGTCTGCTAGAGAAAGCTGCGACAATTCGAAGCCCGGGCGCTTACCTCCGCCGGCTGACACAAATGGCCCGAGATGGCGCATTTTCACTTAATCCTATGCTTTCAGCATTGACCAACCGTCGTAATTGTCAGCTGACAATCTGA
- a CDS encoding MarR family winged helix-turn-helix transcriptional regulator — MTQQITDAGTNEETAQDGGFVSDYLLYLLAAASDVASAQFHAQVRKAGLRVPEWRVLACLSDTDGAMITQLARQALAEQSRLTRIIAQMEERGLLIRRSDPADGRRVRVYLTDAGRALAAELVPQARRHEAALMEMLKGNEGAQLKPALKSLLAALDGSADPQG; from the coding sequence GTGACGCAACAGATAACCGACGCAGGCACCAACGAAGAAACAGCGCAGGATGGGGGATTCGTTTCTGACTACCTGCTCTATCTCTTGGCGGCGGCCAGTGATGTTGCGAGCGCGCAGTTCCACGCGCAGGTACGCAAAGCCGGGCTGCGCGTGCCAGAATGGCGGGTGTTGGCCTGCCTTTCAGACACCGATGGCGCGATGATTACCCAATTGGCCCGACAGGCATTGGCCGAGCAATCACGCCTTACACGAATCATCGCTCAGATGGAGGAGCGCGGCCTGTTGATCCGCCGCAGTGACCCTGCCGATGGCCGGCGCGTGCGGGTCTATCTGACCGATGCAGGCCGCGCGCTGGCCGCTGAACTGGTGCCCCAAGCGCGGCGTCATGAGGCTGCTTTGATGGAAATGCTCAAGGGCAATGAGGGGGCGCAATTGAAACCGGCGCTGAAATCCCTGCTTGCGGCGTTGGATGGCTCAGCGGACCCGCAGGGCTGA
- the repB gene encoding plasmid partitioning protein RepB: MARKGILSSDHDTSHKVESSSKASALEPVKPKPKASLMPRGAVGALQSSLNRMQENAVQELDGALIDMAGVEDRLGTDTQAQKQLQDSLKTYGQQVPVLVRPHPKSPGRFEIVYGRRRLQALKSLGMPVKAMVRQLDDHALVMAQGQENTARQDLSFIEKASFAAQLDTGGHDRQTIADALSIDLPMVSRMLKVGHAFDLPFLRQVGSAPSIGRDRWMALVKLFEMPGAKARAEGRMAHSDWDGLTSDERFEAIYKQSSAQPAKAAASPAPSAKPRTLRSREGKAVADIRSGKRGVTVTVPARAAEGFDTWLDAHAEELLQEIHDRWQKTRA, translated from the coding sequence ATGGCACGCAAAGGAATTTTATCTTCGGACCATGATACTTCGCACAAGGTAGAGAGCAGCTCTAAAGCCTCAGCATTAGAGCCTGTTAAGCCCAAACCCAAGGCGAGCCTAATGCCTCGTGGGGCCGTTGGCGCACTACAGTCATCGCTAAATCGGATGCAAGAGAATGCCGTTCAGGAGTTGGACGGTGCATTGATTGACATGGCCGGGGTCGAAGACCGTTTAGGGACTGATACACAGGCCCAAAAGCAACTTCAGGACAGCTTGAAGACCTATGGTCAACAGGTGCCGGTACTCGTCCGGCCCCATCCTAAATCCCCGGGTCGTTTTGAGATTGTTTACGGGCGTCGGCGGCTCCAAGCGTTGAAGTCGCTCGGGATGCCTGTAAAGGCGATGGTCCGGCAACTTGACGATCACGCGTTGGTTATGGCGCAAGGTCAAGAGAATACCGCGCGCCAGGACCTGTCGTTCATCGAAAAAGCCAGCTTTGCTGCACAACTTGATACGGGCGGGCATGATCGGCAGACAATTGCTGACGCACTTTCGATTGATCTGCCAATGGTCAGTCGAATGCTCAAGGTTGGCCATGCCTTTGACCTGCCCTTTTTGCGGCAAGTAGGCTCCGCGCCCTCAATCGGCCGTGATCGTTGGATGGCACTGGTTAAACTCTTTGAGATGCCTGGCGCCAAAGCGCGTGCCGAGGGCCGGATGGCGCACAGCGATTGGGATGGGCTGACTTCGGACGAGCGGTTCGAGGCTATCTATAAGCAATCCTCTGCGCAGCCCGCAAAGGCAGCAGCATCCCCTGCCCCCTCGGCCAAGCCGCGGACGTTGCGGAGCCGCGAAGGAAAAGCAGTGGCCGACATTCGCAGTGGCAAACGGGGCGTCACTGTCACCGTGCCCGCACGCGCGGCTGAAGGGTTCGATACTTGGCTCGATGCACATGCAGAAGAGCTTTTGCAAGAGATTCACGACCGCTGGCAAAAGACCCGCGCGTGA
- a CDS encoding PDR/VanB family oxidoreductase has product MSKFNAIVREVTALTDRISEFQIGAADGSALPAWEAGAHVLFDLPDGDTRAYSLIAFDPIPEAPECYRIAVQREPEGKGGSIHMHGLKSGAEISCAAPKNDFALTPGAPAVLLAGGIGITPMISMATTLKAAGQAFAFHYSGRSAPLMAYRDTLRDTFGDALHLHCDDDDSALNLDAVIASAGADAHLYVCGPKGLIEAVKAKAEAAGIAADRIHFELFDAPQEQAGDSAFEVELASSGEVFTIPPGQSIIDVLEAGGVDVMYDCQRGDCGICQCDVISGTPDHRDVVLSEAERAAGNVMQICVSRANSPRLVLDI; this is encoded by the coding sequence ATGTCGAAATTCAACGCCATTGTGCGCGAGGTCACAGCGCTGACCGATCGCATCAGCGAGTTCCAGATTGGGGCAGCAGACGGCAGCGCGCTGCCGGCGTGGGAGGCGGGTGCGCATGTGCTCTTCGACCTGCCCGACGGCGACACCCGCGCCTATTCCCTAATCGCTTTCGACCCGATCCCCGAAGCCCCAGAATGCTATCGCATCGCCGTCCAGCGTGAGCCTGAGGGCAAGGGCGGCTCGATCCATATGCATGGGCTAAAATCCGGCGCAGAAATCTCCTGCGCCGCCCCAAAGAATGACTTTGCCCTGACGCCGGGCGCGCCTGCGGTGCTGCTGGCGGGGGGGATTGGCATCACGCCAATGATCTCAATGGCGACGACACTCAAGGCCGCCGGTCAGGCGTTCGCCTTTCACTACTCTGGCCGCAGCGCGCCGCTCATGGCCTATCGCGATACTCTGCGCGATACCTTCGGCGATGCCTTGCATCTGCATTGCGACGACGACGACAGCGCGCTGAACCTTGACGCGGTGATTGCCTCTGCGGGCGCCGACGCGCATCTCTATGTCTGTGGCCCCAAGGGGTTGATCGAAGCGGTAAAGGCCAAGGCCGAAGCGGCGGGTATCGCGGCGGACCGCATCCATTTTGAACTCTTCGACGCACCGCAAGAGCAAGCAGGCGACAGCGCCTTTGAGGTCGAGTTGGCCTCAAGCGGGGAGGTCTTCACCATCCCGCCCGGCCAATCCATCATCGACGTGCTGGAAGCGGGCGGCGTCGATGTCATGTACGACTGCCAGCGCGGCGACTGCGGCATCTGCCAATGCGACGTCATCAGCGGCACCCCCGATCACCGCGACGTGGTGCTGTCTGAGGCCGAACGCGCCGCAGGCAACGTCATGCAAATCTGTGTCAGCCGCGCCAATTCACCGCGCCTTGTACTCGACATCTGA
- a CDS encoding TRAP transporter substrate-binding protein, producing the protein MTKFTKFLTTSALALCTATGAFAAETLTISTWLPPSHPVNTSMFTQLTEMMSEASDGLIETELKNGLAPPPAQMDLLLDGAADIAILFHGYTPGRFVGTKLVEIPGYEGNAEAASVAHWRVHEAMLADLDEHRGVKVIALTTHGPGQIHSNKEVASLDDLQGLKTRLGGGVSADVGAELGLVGIQVPAPKVYETLDSGAADAVAMNMGERISFKLNEVAKNVYEMPGGFYRGSFSVIMSQETFDGLPEDVQQKLDSEVFGETASRMMGAVWDQSDVDAREATEAAGDNKIVTASEEDQARFAEMAAKVRDKVIAELDAAGVDGQAAYKMMREEMANASQ; encoded by the coding sequence ATGACCAAATTCACCAAGTTTCTCACGACCAGTGCGCTTGCGCTCTGCACCGCGACCGGCGCTTTTGCGGCCGAGACGCTGACCATTTCCACTTGGCTGCCGCCGAGCCACCCGGTCAACACCAGCATGTTCACCCAGCTGACAGAGATGATGTCGGAAGCCAGCGATGGGCTAATCGAGACCGAGTTGAAGAACGGCCTTGCCCCGCCCCCCGCGCAGATGGACCTGCTGCTGGATGGCGCCGCTGATATCGCGATCCTGTTCCACGGCTACACGCCCGGTCGTTTTGTCGGCACCAAACTGGTGGAAATCCCCGGTTATGAGGGCAATGCCGAGGCGGCTTCGGTCGCGCATTGGCGCGTGCATGAGGCGATGCTTGCAGATCTCGACGAACACCGCGGCGTTAAGGTGATTGCGCTGACCACCCATGGTCCGGGCCAAATCCACTCCAACAAAGAAGTTGCTTCGCTGGATGACCTGCAAGGCCTGAAGACGCGCCTTGGCGGTGGTGTTTCGGCGGATGTGGGGGCTGAGCTTGGCCTTGTTGGCATTCAGGTGCCCGCGCCCAAGGTTTACGAGACGCTCGATTCCGGCGCCGCCGACGCCGTGGCGATGAACATGGGCGAGCGGATCAGCTTCAAGCTGAACGAAGTGGCCAAGAACGTCTATGAAATGCCCGGTGGTTTCTACCGGGGTTCCTTCTCGGTCATCATGAGCCAAGAGACCTTTGATGGCCTGCCCGAAGACGTGCAACAAAAGCTCGACAGCGAAGTCTTTGGCGAAACCGCGAGCCGCATGATGGGTGCCGTCTGGGATCAAAGCGACGTAGACGCGCGTGAGGCCACCGAGGCTGCAGGTGACAACAAAATCGTCACCGCCTCCGAAGAGGATCAGGCCCGCTTTGCTGAGATGGCCGCCAAGGTACGCGACAAGGTGATCGCCGAACTCGACGCGGCAGGTGTAGATGGTCAGGCCGCCTATAAGATGATGCGTGAGGAAATGGCCAACGCGAGCCAGTAA
- a CDS encoding M42 family metallopeptidase has product MNIDLLKDLCETPGVPGREHRVRDLITREIEGLFDHVETDAMGSLLCRRDAKAGDGKAPKIMLLCHMDEIGFLVSHVSKDGFLYLQPVGGFDPRNLFSRRVLVCTEQGDLKGVMNPGGKPIHISSPEDRKKIPEVSEFFVDLGLGEAAKDIVKIGDFVVMDEPFLEMGDQFVSKALDNRVACWLGIEAIRKLADRGRGAEIHVAFTCQEEVGLRGARTAAYKVQPDIGLGIDTTLACDTPGVPDHMATTRLGKGFGLHVRDSSFIADVGLVSEIEKLAEARNIPFQRTMLAAGGQDGAAAQQAAAGARAVGIVVGTRYIHTVTEMVSKSDLQAALDILVAYLEGFDGKAA; this is encoded by the coding sequence ATGAACATCGACCTATTGAAAGACCTTTGCGAAACCCCCGGCGTGCCGGGGCGCGAACACCGCGTGCGCGATCTGATCACCCGCGAGATCGAAGGGCTGTTTGACCATGTGGAGACCGACGCAATGGGCTCCCTCCTTTGTCGTCGTGATGCAAAGGCAGGCGACGGCAAAGCGCCTAAGATCATGCTGCTTTGCCATATGGATGAGATCGGCTTTCTGGTCAGCCATGTGTCGAAAGACGGGTTTCTTTACCTTCAGCCTGTAGGCGGCTTTGATCCGCGCAACCTGTTCTCGCGCCGTGTGTTGGTCTGTACTGAGCAGGGCGATCTGAAGGGCGTGATGAACCCGGGCGGCAAGCCCATTCACATCTCCTCCCCCGAAGACCGCAAGAAGATCCCCGAGGTGTCGGAGTTTTTCGTCGATCTGGGGCTCGGGGAAGCAGCGAAAGACATCGTGAAAATCGGTGACTTCGTGGTGATGGATGAGCCCTTCCTTGAGATGGGCGATCAGTTCGTTTCCAAAGCGCTCGACAACCGGGTGGCCTGCTGGCTGGGCATCGAAGCGATCCGCAAGCTGGCCGACAGGGGGCGCGGGGCAGAGATTCACGTGGCATTCACCTGTCAGGAGGAAGTCGGCCTGCGTGGCGCGCGCACCGCGGCCTATAAGGTGCAGCCTGATATCGGACTGGGCATCGACACCACGCTGGCCTGCGACACACCCGGCGTGCCCGATCACATGGCGACCACGCGTCTTGGTAAGGGGTTTGGCCTGCATGTGCGCGACAGCAGCTTTATCGCCGATGTGGGTCTTGTTAGTGAGATTGAGAAACTCGCAGAAGCGCGCAACATCCCCTTCCAGCGCACCATGCTCGCCGCCGGGGGACAGGATGGCGCTGCAGCCCAGCAAGCTGCCGCAGGCGCACGGGCTGTGGGGATCGTGGTCGGTACACGCTACATCCATACGGTGACCGAGATGGTGTCGAAAAGCGATCTACAGGCGGCGTTGGACATCCTCGTTGCCTATCTCGAAGGCTTCGATGGCAAGGCCGCCTAA
- the repA gene encoding plasmid partitioning protein RepA, producing MTNTVHINTRIRLNAETLSEALESHMLKVFAPDARKELRRFSAGEAAELLGISTSFLRKLHFDDKIVEVQTSPGGRRHYSAEDLLNIRRTLEGTAKSRGAYQRGRRDGDKLQVLSFLNFKGGSGKTTSAIHAAQRLALKGYRVLCVDIDPQASLTTLFGYRPEYDFLNSGTIYDAIQYDDPVPLADVIQKTYFTGIDLAPGGLMLQEFEHETPQALLNNTQPAFFARLATSLQDVEQDYDAVIFDCPPQLGYLTMSALCASTGVLITVVPNMLDVASMSQFLQMSADLLDVVSNAGASMEFDFLRFLINRYEPNDGPQQQVLSFLRQLFDEEVMVAPMLKSTAISDAGLTHQTIYEVDRSQFHRTTYDRAVDSLNLVNDEIETMIQKAWGR from the coding sequence GTGACTAACACTGTACACATCAATACACGGATCCGCCTTAATGCGGAAACGCTTTCCGAAGCGTTGGAAAGTCATATGCTAAAGGTGTTTGCACCTGACGCGCGCAAGGAACTTCGCCGCTTTTCTGCAGGAGAAGCTGCTGAATTGCTTGGCATTTCCACAAGTTTCCTCCGCAAGCTACATTTTGACGATAAGATCGTTGAGGTCCAAACCAGCCCCGGTGGGCGGCGCCATTATAGCGCCGAGGATCTGCTGAACATCCGTCGGACGTTGGAGGGGACGGCGAAATCACGCGGCGCCTATCAACGCGGCCGCCGTGATGGGGATAAGCTGCAAGTATTGTCCTTTTTGAACTTCAAAGGTGGCAGCGGTAAAACAACAAGTGCAATCCATGCCGCCCAGCGTTTGGCCCTAAAAGGCTACCGTGTCCTCTGCGTTGATATCGATCCTCAAGCGTCTCTAACAACGCTATTTGGCTATCGTCCTGAGTACGATTTCTTGAACTCGGGCACTATCTATGACGCGATTCAGTATGATGATCCCGTTCCCTTGGCCGATGTCATCCAGAAAACCTATTTCACTGGTATCGATCTTGCCCCCGGCGGTTTGATGCTTCAGGAATTTGAGCACGAGACCCCTCAAGCCTTGTTAAACAACACGCAGCCGGCGTTTTTCGCACGGCTGGCCACATCTCTGCAGGACGTAGAGCAGGACTATGATGCGGTTATCTTCGATTGTCCGCCGCAACTGGGGTATCTGACCATGTCAGCGCTCTGCGCCTCGACTGGTGTGCTGATCACGGTCGTGCCGAATATGCTCGATGTCGCCTCAATGTCGCAGTTCTTGCAGATGAGCGCTGACTTGTTGGATGTAGTCTCTAATGCAGGGGCGAGCATGGAATTTGACTTCCTGCGTTTCCTGATCAACCGCTACGAGCCCAATGATGGACCTCAGCAACAGGTTCTATCCTTCCTGCGTCAGCTGTTCGACGAAGAAGTTATGGTGGCACCAATGCTGAAATCCACCGCAATTTCTGATGCCGGCCTCACCCATCAAACTATTTATGAGGTCGACAGGTCGCAGTTCCATCGAACGACGTATGACCGGGCGGTAGACTCGCTCAATCTTGTAAATGATGAGATCGAAACCATGATCCAGAAAGCATGGGGGCGTTGA
- a CDS encoding sensor histidine kinase translates to MTSVRLRLLILALTPLIVLMPLLLILGMSRWTADYDKVLIANVESELKIANQYLSRLLAQTGDELDAVAGSVEFSHWLGRPGTELATFFDSTRKQLDLDFLTFLPIEAAIEAGEDWPVIARASRGSSSVEIDVFSNARLATFNDALPVRTQVPLVDTPAAVPTDRKIEDRGMVVHAASPVNLNGTRGVLVGGMLLNRNLDFIDTINDLVYLNAATGGDRQGTATLFLDDLRISTNVRLFEDIRALGTRVSAEVRKAVLIDGRTWLDRAFVVNDWYISAYQPITDSFGERVGMLYVGFLEAPFAEAKRAAFWWMLAAFFAVLALSAPVFLWLARGIFSPLERMTKVMHRVGKGELSARIGRVPARDEIGAVAQHLDWLLEQVQERDRQLRSWNDALNQRVDQRTAELREANEKLEQTFRQLVMSEKLASIGEITAGVAHEINNPVAVIMGNVDVIRQTLGENAEPVATELALIDRQVSRIEVIVGKLLKFAAPSEFSDCEHNIALRPLVQDCLVLVDHLISRGGVEVHCTFEEVPPVRADSGEVQQVVVNLVVNAVQAMQGAGRLDLHLAEAERDGVAGVALSVSDSGPGVPDDLLGSLFDPFFTTKPGEGTGLGLSISQTLIQRAGGIITVRNRAEGGAAFTVWLPQTPEDGDDP, encoded by the coding sequence ATGACCTCCGTTCGCCTGCGCCTACTGATCCTCGCTTTGACACCCCTCATCGTGTTGATGCCGTTATTGCTGATCTTGGGCATGTCGCGCTGGACGGCGGATTACGACAAAGTGCTCATCGCGAATGTCGAAAGCGAATTGAAAATCGCGAACCAATATCTTTCTCGGTTACTGGCACAAACGGGCGATGAGCTGGACGCCGTCGCGGGTTCTGTCGAATTCAGTCATTGGCTGGGACGGCCCGGCACCGAGCTGGCTACGTTCTTTGACAGCACGCGAAAGCAGTTGGACTTGGACTTCTTAACATTCCTCCCGATTGAGGCGGCTATAGAGGCCGGTGAGGACTGGCCCGTGATAGCGCGCGCCTCGCGGGGCAGCAGCAGCGTAGAGATTGACGTTTTCAGCAATGCACGGCTGGCAACTTTCAATGACGCTTTGCCTGTGCGCACCCAGGTGCCTCTCGTAGATACACCTGCAGCTGTCCCTACAGACCGCAAGATCGAGGACCGGGGAATGGTGGTGCATGCGGCAAGTCCGGTGAACCTTAATGGCACGCGAGGTGTGCTGGTCGGGGGGATGCTGCTGAACCGGAACCTTGATTTCATCGATACCATCAACGATCTCGTTTACCTCAATGCCGCGACCGGAGGGGATCGACAGGGCACCGCGACACTCTTTCTGGATGACCTGCGAATTTCGACGAATGTGCGCTTGTTTGAAGATATTCGCGCCCTTGGCACCCGCGTTTCGGCTGAGGTCAGAAAGGCCGTATTGATTGACGGTCGCACCTGGCTCGACCGGGCCTTTGTGGTGAACGATTGGTATATCTCGGCCTACCAACCGATCACTGATAGTTTTGGAGAGCGGGTAGGGATGCTGTATGTAGGCTTCCTCGAAGCACCTTTCGCAGAGGCCAAACGCGCGGCATTCTGGTGGATGCTCGCGGCCTTCTTTGCAGTATTGGCGTTGTCTGCCCCGGTGTTCCTTTGGCTGGCACGTGGTATCTTTTCGCCGCTTGAACGGATGACAAAAGTGATGCACCGCGTCGGCAAGGGTGAACTGTCAGCGCGGATTGGGCGGGTGCCCGCACGGGATGAGATTGGTGCCGTGGCACAGCATCTGGACTGGCTGTTGGAGCAGGTGCAGGAACGCGATCGGCAGTTGCGCAGTTGGAACGACGCATTGAACCAGCGTGTCGACCAACGCACTGCCGAGCTTCGTGAGGCTAATGAAAAACTGGAGCAGACTTTCCGTCAATTGGTTATGAGTGAAAAGCTCGCCTCAATCGGCGAAATTACCGCCGGGGTCGCGCATGAGATTAACAACCCGGTCGCGGTCATCATGGGCAACGTTGATGTCATCCGGCAAACCTTGGGCGAGAATGCCGAGCCCGTGGCGACTGAACTGGCCCTAATCGACAGGCAGGTGTCCCGGATCGAAGTGATCGTCGGCAAATTACTCAAGTTCGCAGCGCCATCGGAATTCTCCGACTGTGAACATAATATCGCGCTGCGCCCCTTGGTGCAGGACTGTCTTGTCCTCGTCGATCACCTCATCAGCCGAGGCGGGGTCGAGGTGCATTGCACGTTTGAGGAGGTGCCGCCGGTTCGTGCGGACTCAGGCGAAGTGCAACAGGTTGTGGTCAACCTCGTGGTCAATGCCGTGCAGGCAATGCAGGGGGCAGGGCGGTTGGACCTGCATCTGGCAGAGGCCGAGCGGGACGGAGTGGCGGGGGTGGCGCTTTCAGTTAGTGACAGCGGGCCGGGCGTTCCAGACGATTTGCTTGGCTCCCTTTTCGATCCCTTCTTTACCACCAAACCGGGGGAGGGGACGGGACTTGGCCTGTCGATCTCGCAGACGCTCATTCAACGCGCCGGGGGCATCATCACCGTGCGCAATCGGGCAGAGGGGGGCGCGGCCTTTACCGTTTGGCTGCCGCAGACACCAGAGGACGGGGATGACCCCTAA
- a CDS encoding TRAP transporter small permease gives MRTFIRLTAALSALPMTMASLALFALMVLTFSDVIMRSVFNAPIEAATELIRIGIALIVFSALPVLSAREGHIAADLLDHPFEKWGLQRWRDGLITLACGAMLWFPAGRVVDLAYRALSYGDVTEYLQIPTFYIGMFIAVMTYLTAVVLILRGLLRLFAPQLLDPAT, from the coding sequence ATGCGCACTTTCATCCGACTAACTGCCGCCCTCTCGGCCCTGCCGATGACGATGGCCTCTCTCGCGCTTTTTGCGCTGATGGTGCTGACTTTTTCCGACGTTATCATGCGCTCGGTTTTCAACGCGCCGATTGAGGCTGCGACGGAGCTGATCCGGATCGGCATCGCGTTGATCGTCTTCTCGGCCCTGCCTGTGCTTTCTGCCCGCGAAGGTCATATCGCCGCTGACTTGTTGGATCACCCCTTTGAAAAGTGGGGTCTACAACGCTGGCGCGACGGGTTGATCACACTCGCCTGCGGCGCGATGCTGTGGTTTCCGGCGGGGCGGGTCGTTGACCTCGCCTACCGCGCGCTCAGCTATGGCGACGTCACCGAATACCTTCAAATTCCGACATTCTATATCGGTATGTTCATCGCAGTGATGACCTATCTCACCGCTGTCGTGCTGATCCTGCGCGGGCTTTTGCGCCTCTTCGCGCCGCAACTTTTGGACCCTGCCACATGA
- a CDS encoding TRAP transporter large permease, with amino-acid sequence MIASAIGFAAVFVLVLLRLPIAFAMGIVGMIGLVYETSYRASISMVSRLIIDTSQDYGLSVIPLFILMGLFVNKGGISRELYQVSNAFLGHFRGGLAMATIVACGGFAAICGSSLATAATMSKVAMPEMRKYGYADSLSTASIAAGGTLGILIPPSVILVIYGLLTETSIGALFIAGIVPGALGILLYLCAVRFSVAMNPEAGPAGPRSTWGERLRALNHVWSVLALFALVIGGLYGVLDFWPIHLAFSPTEAAGMGAAGAFLIALARGGLSWAGLREVLEETTLTTASLFSVLIGAWIFSNFVNLAGLPEGLLATVTALDLGPWVVMGLILVIYIALGCIFESMSMLLLTVPIFFPLVTSLGFDPVWFGIIVVVVTEISLITPPVGLNVFVLKGVVGDVSTGTIFRGVTPFWLVDILRLILLLIFPALVLFLPGQM; translated from the coding sequence ATGATCGCATCTGCCATCGGCTTTGCCGCCGTTTTCGTCCTTGTCTTACTGCGCCTGCCGATCGCATTTGCCATGGGCATCGTTGGGATGATCGGGCTGGTCTATGAAACCAGCTACCGCGCCTCAATCTCCATGGTGTCGCGGCTGATTATCGACACCAGCCAAGACTATGGCCTCTCGGTGATCCCGCTCTTCATCCTCATGGGGCTTTTCGTCAACAAAGGCGGCATCAGCCGTGAGCTTTACCAAGTGTCCAACGCCTTTCTGGGTCATTTCCGGGGCGGTTTGGCCATGGCAACCATCGTCGCTTGCGGCGGCTTTGCGGCGATCTGTGGCTCGTCCCTGGCCACGGCGGCGACCATGTCCAAGGTCGCCATGCCAGAGATGCGCAAATACGGCTATGCCGACAGTCTTTCGACCGCCTCCATTGCGGCGGGCGGCACGCTTGGGATCCTGATCCCGCCGTCGGTGATCCTTGTGATCTATGGGCTGCTGACTGAGACCTCGATCGGCGCATTGTTCATCGCGGGAATCGTGCCCGGCGCACTTGGCATCCTGCTCTACCTCTGCGCGGTCCGCTTTTCCGTCGCCATGAACCCCGAAGCCGGCCCCGCTGGTCCCCGCTCCACATGGGGCGAGCGGTTGCGGGCGCTCAATCACGTTTGGTCGGTGCTCGCGCTCTTTGCGCTGGTGATTGGCGGGCTTTATGGCGTGCTTGATTTCTGGCCGATCCATTTGGCCTTCTCGCCGACCGAAGCGGCGGGGATGGGGGCGGCAGGTGCTTTCCTCATTGCTTTGGCGCGGGGCGGGCTCAGCTGGGCCGGGCTGCGCGAGGTGTTAGAGGAAACCACGCTAACCACAGCCTCGCTATTCTCGGTGCTGATCGGCGCGTGGATATTCTCGAACTTCGTCAACCTTGCGGGCCTGCCCGAAGGGCTGCTGGCAACTGTCACCGCGCTCGATCTTGGCCCTTGGGTAGTGATGGGGCTGATCCTCGTGATCTACATCGCGCTCGGCTGTATTTTCGAGAGCATGTCGATGCTCTTGCTGACCGTGCCAATCTTCTTTCCGTTGGTCACCAGCCTCGGCTTCGACCCGGTGTGGTTCGGTATCATCGTGGTGGTGGTAACAGAGATCAGCTTGATCACACCGCCCGTGGGTCTGAACGTCTTTGTCCTCAAGGGCGTGGTGGGCGATGTCTCTACGGGTACAATCTTTCGCGGGGTTACACCGTTCTGGCTGGTCGACATCCTGCGGCTGATCCTGCTGCTGATCTTCCCGGCGCTGGTGCTGTTCTTGCCCGGCCAGATGTAA